CGGGTTTTAAGGCAAGCTAAGAAACGTCGCTGCCAATTTATTTGTGTGAGGCGATAATATTTATTGCTCTCCTACCGGCATACTTGCTCCTCCCGTACTGCAGCGCGACCTGAGCGTGTTGGTGTGCCAGCGCCTGAGATTTATACCACCGGGACCGGGCCCGGTCCATTGAAACCCTCGAGCAGCGCTGTCCGAACAATATGTGACAACGTTGACGATTGTTCAGGTGCAACGCTGCCGTCAATGTCTTGGCGAACCCTGGCAGCCTGCAGTGAATGCCGGTGTCGGCGCTCTGGCTTTTAGTGTGATGCACCCGAAGAGCTGATGATTCATGCATGGCTTACGCATTCCGCATTCGGTACGGGGGCTGCTGCTTCCTTCACCCAAGTGCGCGCGATGATATCTGTCGGCCGCCCGGGGAAGAGACGACCGGAGATGTCCGGCAGCcgatgtaaataaataaagcattgTGTGCGCAACTAATCTTCCACTCGCCAACCCCACCCTGCGTGCCGCTTTCGGTTGACTTCCGGagggagaaagaaataaaattgacCTTCCCGCTCTCCCACTTTGCCCGGCCATCGATCATACAATTCTCGTCACCCGCATCATCAGTCAGTCAGGAGCATTCAGGTCCGTTGCCAACCGTACGCCCTAGCCAGGGTAGCGTTTGACGGTGGCCGTGCCGTGCACCGACTGCCGATTTGCCGCCGGTCGAGCGCATTTTCCAACGGCCCACAGCGCATTACTCATTCATGGACGGCAATGAATATGTAGCGAGCTGATACTGCTTCGATTTCGCTTTTGCTCTCGgtctctctttttcttgctctctctgtctatcATCTTCTCATTTACGCTTGATTGTCAGTTTCCTGTGACAATCCCTTCCGGACGTTTGACCTCAGCAGCATCGCTAGTGAGGCGGAATGGCAGGTGTTGTTATTTCAGGCCCCTCCGTTCAGAGTGCGCCCGGGGCCTGCCGATCGGGACAGGAAGCGCATCAGACAATGTTGATTCCCATCGGTTCCCCAACCACTCGAACGGTGGAAAGGTCCTCGGCAGCTTAATCGGTTCAAGTTCGGCGGTGAAAGGGGGCAAGGTGAGCACTGAAAATacacaaagagagaaagagagagagagagagagagagagagagagagagagagagagagagagagagagagagagatagaaaaagcCAACGGCAAAGAGTCAAGACGCTCGATACATTGTTGAGAACAGAGCAAATTAGACGCCTGCAAGAATGGAACGGTGTCAACAAATCGATCAATAAGAGCACCGATTCGTTGCGTCAGGGACTAGTTTTGTTACGTGAATGTTATTGTGAATGTGGCAGCGATTTCTGCGAAGAGCTTACATTATAATCAGCATTTCAACTGAACGCTTGGAAGCGTACGGAAACGAGTCAGTAAAGTTTGCTGCAGCGATGACCGAACTAACCGACTGCCTGGAGGTATGCAAATTGAAACACTAATGGATGTTTTGCCATACGTGAAGGCTACTTTTAGGCGGACTGCACTTTATCTATTTTGATGAGAAATTGATCCATGTTGAGTTTgtattctttattttatagttgttgtttattaaacaaacatatttaattttttgttgtaattttttCAAGAAGCCTCTAGTATTTGCCAAACAAAATTTATAATGATGCTTAAAGTtgacaaaatatgttttttttcattttcattataCAACCTAAAGTACAAAAGTGTTAATTAGTAGTTTAGTTGCAATTTGtacataactttaggcgccaAGCGGAAGATACTAACAACAAATTGCATGTATTTAGGCGCCTTCAAGTAGAGATGTTGTCAGTTTTGGGCAAGCATAAACCCCTCAACACAGTGCTCTAAGTGTTGTGAAAGCACTTCGCCGAACCACCTACCGTTCTAGGAGATAAGGCTCGTTTCCAGCCACACACCGTCTGGCTGATGCGTGTCCAAAACAGTTTGTAGTGTGTCATAACCATCGAAATGTCAACATCACCAAATGGACCAACCTGGTAGCGGTTGGCTGACAGCGGCTGTCAACAGGGGGAACGGGAAAAAAGTGCGCCACTGGAGCAGCGTCGGGAGAAGCGTACAAACGGGAAAAGATACAGAAGTACAAATATACGAGTGAAATACAACAAATTGGCGACGAGGAAGTACGAAAACCACGTTATTATACCTAAGCAAACTAAGCTTGTGTTGTTTTCATGGATCCGGCGTCAAAGAAGACCGAAATTCCTGCTGCTTCTGTCACCACACGGGCTGCTGCTAAATCTGCCAGTACCGGAACACCTACGGCCGATTCTTCTTCAAACCTTCCTACTGGCGTCCTTGCTACGGACAATTCTGCTACTGCTAAGCCTATTTCTTCGAAAACTTCTACTAGAGGCCCTGTTACGGCCCATTCTGCTGCGGTAAAACCAAAGGCATCCAGTTCTACTACATCCAGCACATCGGTGCCCGGCTCAAGTGTGGGTGAAGGTACCGCTCTGTCTGTTTCGGTCCGGGGGATAACTACTGCTGTTACGAATATGTCTACAATGTTCTCATTTGAGCCGTTTGATCCAACAAACTGCAAAATCCAGAGATGGTTGGAAAGGTTGCAAATTGCCTTCAAAATCCATCGAGTTTCCGAAGAAGACAAACGTGATTACCTTCTCCATTATATGGGTGGTGCTACTTATGACGTGTTGTGCAACAAGTTAAAGAATGCAGAACCGCAAACTAAAACGTTCCAGGAAATTGTTTCCATTCTTCAAGAGCATTTCAACCCAAATCCTTTagaaattttggaaaatttcaaGTTTGCAAATCGGAAGCAAGCTGAAAACGAAACACTGTCTACGTATCTAATGGAATTGGAGAAGCTAGCACAAACATGCAATTTTGGGGATTACCTCGACAAAGCCTTGAGAAACCAATTTGTATTCGGACTCCAAAACCGTGCGATCCAATCGCGGTTGCTCGAGGTGCGCGACTTAACATTGGCTAAAGCGAAGGACATAGCTTTTAGTATGGAAATGTCAAATCGAGGCGCAGACGAAATACACGGCGCCGGTGCAGCGTATCCAGTTCAGCACATCAGCACCAcgagcaagaagaagagcaagccAACAACGGTTCAAAGGAAAACAGCTTGCTATCGGTGTGGAAACGAAGAGCATTTTGCGGATAAGTGTCGACACCGGAATGCAATTTGCAACTACTGCAAGAAAATGGGACACTTGGATAAAGTGTGTCGTACAAAACTACAACGAGCAGGAGTACACACACTGGAGTACGAGCCTGATCTTCCTGCCTGTGACGATGACGTTGTGGATGTGCTCAACCTGAGAGCAGTGCAAAATCTGGCGGGTAAGTTTTtgctggaaatggaaatctCTGATAGAAAACTTATTTTCGAGGTGGACACGGGTTCTCCAGTATCACTAATAAGTAACAGGGATAGATTAAATTGTTTTCCTAACACATTGATGAAGAAAAGcaatgtaaaattgaaaagttACTGCAACGGTGTTATCAACGTTCTTGGAGAGATCGAAGTGagagcaaaaattaaaaatttagaaaTTCCTTTGCCATTGCTTGTCACAAAATCCGACAGAAATCCTTTGCTTGGACGTAACTGGATGAGAACTATAAAGTtagatttgaataaatttatgcatACCAGTCAAGAAGTTTCATATtgtgaaaaggaaaatttcACTCCATGCTCAATACTAGAAGCTCTACTAAAAAATATTCGGAAGTATTTGAGGCAGGAATAGGCAAAATTGAAGGGTTACAAGCTTCATTAACTCTtcgcaaagaaacaaaacctaTTTTTATCAAAGCGCGGCCTGTCGCATTTGCTGTCCGAGATGCTGTAACCAATGAAATCAATAAGTTAGTTGAGGAAAACGTTCTAGAGAAAGTGGATCATTCTGAATGGGCTACACCTATTGTGCCAGTAAAAAAATCAGGGGGTAATGTAAGATTATGTGGTGACTATAAAATCACGGTTAATCCAAACCTATTAGTAGACGAGCACCCACTACCGACAGTTGAGGAATTGTTCACAAATATTGCAGGCGGGGAAAAATTTTCTAAATTAGACCTTTCCCAAGCCTATCTGCAATTGGAGGTAAGCCCCGATTGTCGGGATATTTTAACATTAGCAACCCACAAAGGATTGTACCGCCCTACCAGACTAATGTACGGGGTGGCATCGGCACCAGCAATATTTCAGAGGTTAATCGAACAGATTCTACAGGACATTCCAGGAGTAACTGCTTTTATTGATGATATTAGAATTACAGGGCCAAACGATGAAATCCATTTAAAAAGATTAGAAGAAGTACTAAAAAGATTACGAAAGTACAATctaaaagtaaacaaagcTAAATGCGAGTTTTTCGCAGATCAAATAGAATATTGTGGATACCTAGTTGATAAACATGGCATACACAAACTACATACAAAAATTAAGGCCATACAGGACATGCCGGCTCCGAAATCCGTAGATGAATTAAGATCTTTTCTAGGTTTGGTAAATTATTACGGACGGTTCTTCCCAAATTTAAGTACTGTAAACTATCCTTTAAACAATCTTCTAAAAGATGGAATACCATACGTTTGGAACGAGCATTGCCAAAAGGCATTCGCTCAGGTAAAAAGGGAAATGCAAACGGAGAGAGTACTGGTACACTATGATCCTAACCTTCCTCTCATATTAGCTACAGATGCCTCACCCTACGGGGTAGGTGCCGTCCTTAGCCATAAATTTGCCGATGGAACCGAAAGGCCATTACAATACGCATCgcaaactttaaacaaaactcaacagcGATATTCTCAGATCGACAAAGAAGCCTACGCAATCATTTTCGGAGTGCATAAATTTCACCAATATTTATATGGACGGAAATTTACTCTGGTAACGGACAACAAACCCTTATCACAGATATTTTCAGAATCCAAAGGATTACCAACGATGTCGGCAATGCGAATGCAGCACTATGCAGCTTTTTTACAAGGGTTTGATTATAACATTCGTCACCGGAAATCTGTAAACCACTGTAACGCCGATGCATTGTCAAGGTTGCCTTTACCGTCAGAGGATTCTGATAGAAGAATAGAGGATTCCGATTTAGTTGAGATCAACGTAATCGAAACATTGCCTTTAACAGTTCCTGAATTGGCAAAAGCCACAGCTGTAGACCCAAATGTTGAAGAACTACTGCGTGCCCTCAGAACgggtaaaataattttaccgAAACACTGTTTTGGTATTGATCAAAATGAATTCGATTTACAAAGTGATTGTATTATGCGGGGGAGTAGAGTTTACATTCCGCCTTTATTAAGAGAAAAGGTATTACAGGAGCTTCACTCTTCTCATTTTGGGATCTCTAGAATCAAATCTTTGGCAAGAAGTTATTGTTGGTGGCCCAACATAGacaaagaaattgaaaatattgtaaataacTGCCAACCCTGTCAAGAGACAAGAGCAAACCCACCAAAAGTACCGATACATTGCTGGGAGAAAGCAGAAGGGCCTTTTCAGAGGGTGCATGTGGATTATGCTGGTCCTTTCATGGGAAGctactttttattttagtgGATGCTTTCTCTAAATGGCCTGAGGTCCGTGTCGTCAACAACATGACTACCGAAACCACAATTAATGCCTGCAGGAAATATTCAGTACATTCGGAATTCCTATGGTTTTGGTTAGCGACAATGGCACTCAATTTTCGTCAACGGAATTTACCAGGTTTTTAAAGCTAAACGGGGTGATTCATAAATTTAGTGCACCTTACCATCCAGCGACAAATGGACAGGCCGAGCGTTTTATTCAAACACTAAAATCAAAGCTGAAGGCAGTAAAGTGTAATCGTACAGAAATTCCAGAAGTGTTGAGCAATATTCTATTGTCTTACAGAAAAATAATTCATCCTAGCACTGGTTTTTCGCCCTCTTTGTTAGTATTTGGAAGGCAAATACGCAGCCGTATTGACATAATGATTCCAACTTCAAACTCGAACAATAGAGAAATCATAAAAACTAAAGATTTTGAAATAGGACAAAGAGTAGCTGCAAGGGAGtacattaaaaataacaaatgggAATTCGGAAAAGTAACAGCAAGATTAGGTAAACTGCATTATGAAATAGAGTTAGATGATGGACGAACTTGGAGACGTCACATCGATCAAATGCGCGCTGTGGGTATTAGTATGCAAAAACCCATAAATAGGAACACTTCTTGGCAAGGCAGAGAGACTACTTCGCATAATTTGGAATCAGAAACTAATACCATCCCGAAAAATAGCAGTACACCAGAACTAATGACAGATTGTGGATCTAGGTCAATAGTACAAGCGCAACCATCCAACCCTCCACCAATGAGTTTTCCATCAGAGGCTCCATGTTCAGCAGAAGTACCACCGGAAGCAAAACTGCGGCGATCAGCAAGGAGTATCAAAACACCACAAAGGCTACTACTGTAAATAACTATTTCGGAGGGAAGAGCTGTCATAACCATCGAAATGTCAACATCACCAAATGGACCAACCTGGTAGCGGTTGGCTGACAGCGGCTGTCAACAGGGGGAACGGGAAAAAAGTGCGCCACTGGAGCAGCGTCGGGAGAAGCGTACAAACGGGAAAAGATACAGAAGTACAAATATACGAGTGAAATACAACATagtgttttgctgtttcgttgtggttgtttttttttttgttgctgctacttGCCACTGATTTAGATACCGGGTACATGATATGGAGCTTTCCCCACAACTTCACTTGTTCGCCGTACTGCGACGCGGTACGTTTCGCCGAAAGGAAATTAGTTTGTGTCCTTTTTGCCCGTGCGCCCCTCGGTAAACGATACCGGCACCGGTTGCTAAGGTGCCCGGAAATTGGAACCCCCGTCGGCGTCGGCTCGACTTTATCCGGGGACGGCCACCGCGGGAGCGCGCGGGAGCTTTGCCCGAAAATTCCAACCACAGTGTCAAAGACTGGCACGCATTCTCGGTAGCCTTGCCGGGGTTTTTGGAGGGCAGCGCTTGGGTTCGAATTTCCGGGCGATTGTTTCGAGTGCTGTGCGTGGGTCACGCGAGTCAAACGGTGCTGCAGGAGGGGTGGGTGGAACGTGACAAGCTTCACACCTATCCATCTGAACCGTCTAAACCGCTCCTGCCCGGCcggggggcggggggggggcggtGACATTATCGGGTGGCGCGGGAAGGGCCAGTGCGACCTCTAATTAGCGACGGTTCACCTCAAAGTTACGGCTCAATCAGCTTGCCGGGAACGGAATGCGATCGCATCAACGTGGCGAAAAGGGGAAAGATAATTAATTGGTTGGTATTTGTAGACCGCggtccgctgctgctgctgctgctcggaaTCGTTCCCGCCGCTTCCTCTTGGCCGTCGTGCGGTTTGCCGCTTGTTCGGCAATCTCTAATCACGATCCCGCGCTAGCATCGGGAGCATCCGGAGCTCACTTAATCGTATCGATTTGATGAAATTAACGCGCAGGCAGGCAGCCGTTGGGTGGATTGTGGCGAGACGGTGAGCAGCGCTCAAATCAGTGACATTCGTTGGCCAGCTAGGGCTGTGGTTCTAAGCGGACCCGACGATGCTGACTGTTGCAAATCTCTTGGCGCTCCTCTGGTGGCAAGGGTCTCGTTAGGGTACGCAAAAACTATCCAAAATCATGCACTTGCACATGCAAGCAGTGTGGCTTAAAAAGCATGTACACTGGAGTGGATTTTGTACTGCACGTTTGCATACTTTTCGGCGTATTGCCTTACCGAGGGgtaaggtttttgttttcgcaccAACCGAAATAAAAGCCGTCACGGCAACGCTGCTACAAAAACCTGCTAATGAAGTAGTTTTGTATTGCAGATTGCATATATTTCGGCGTCTTACGCTACGCGTTTGTGCTGCCTCACTTCACCCGCAACACGATATTCATCCAGCCCAAAGCACAAGACATGACAAGCATTGCCGTAGCCGTCGCCGAAAAACTTTCGGTGTGCACCCCCTGCACCGACGATACCTCCGCTCGACCTCGGCACTAGCTAATTACGTAGTGACACCGGGCCGGAAGTAATGCCGACGTAACGAACGTATATCCGCTCCGGCGCTGTCGCAACGGCCGGCCCCCAACCCCACGGCTCAATGCGTCCGGGTTCGCAGGGCAGGGCAGCGCAAACAGTCCCACAGTCTCTTCTCGTCGCCAGCAGCACGCAGCAAGATAATTAGAAGATGAACTTGAAATAATATGTCGTGCtcgtgccgtgccgtgccggTGGAAGtgatttttgtgtgcgtgcggagGGAAGTGCGGATGCAATGCATGCGCCCCGTGACGGTACACGTTTGCACTGATTGTCTTTGATGCTGTCATTAAGGTtcatgcatacacacatacacacacacagacacacacacagacacacacacaggtcgTGGTAAATGGTCAAGTTGGGTGCACGGCATTGGAAGGAACGTGTTGgtgcgttttgtttgatttggcAGTGCTGTGGCAGGATACGGTACCGGGTTTGCTTCTTCGCAGCCAGCGGGGGCCAGGGGCGGGCTGCTGACAACTAAATTAGAGGGTTTTAGAAAGCGGCCCCCGGAAGAGGCTGCTATTGATCCGCAGTGCAGTGAGTATTGGGTGTCTTCTGCCCCCTGTCGGACGAAGGGAATTCGCTTTCACTCGCCGAAAAACCTCCCGGGCACCGCCTGACAAAGGGTTCCGTCGTCTTCGATGCCCCAGTGGAAGGGGGCAGGATGCATTCTGCTCTGCCGTGTCCTTTTCCCGGGGtaagcgtttgtttgttgcttgtaAGTGAGGC
The Anopheles arabiensis isolate DONGOLA chromosome X, AaraD3, whole genome shotgun sequence DNA segment above includes these coding regions:
- the LOC120906710 gene encoding uncharacterized protein LOC120906710, whose product is MDPASKKTEIPAASVTTRAAAKSASTGTPTADSSSNLPTGVLATDNSATAKPISSKTSTRGPVTAHSAAVKPKASSSTTSSTSVPGSSVGEGTALSVSVRGITTAVTNMSTMFSFEPFDPTNCKIQRWLERLQIAFKIHRVSEEDKRDYLLHYMGGATYDVLCNKLKNAEPQTKTFQEIVSILQEHFNPNPLEILENFKFANRKQAENETLSTYLMELEKLAQTCNFGDYLDKALRNQFVFGLQNRAIQSRLLEVRDLTLAKAKDIAFSMEMSNRGADEIHGAGAAYPVQHISTTSKKKSKPTTVQRKTACYRCGNEEHFADKCRHRNAICNYCKKMGHLDKVCRTKLQRAGVHTLEYEPDLPACDDDVVDVLNLRAVQNLAGQ